From Spodoptera frugiperda isolate SF20-4 chromosome 27, AGI-APGP_CSIRO_Sfru_2.0, whole genome shotgun sequence, a single genomic window includes:
- the LOC118263385 gene encoding cholinephosphotransferase 1 isoform X4: MQFYKERILNAAQLKRLSEHKYSCTSASILDAWLQPWWCWLVSKTPLWLAPNLITILGLIVNVVTTLILVWFSPDARQDPPRWACALCALGVFIYQSLDAIDGKQARRTGSQSPLGELFDHGCDSISTVFIALGACIAVKLGEYPTWMFFQCFCAMTLFYCAHWQAYVTGTLKMGRIDVTEAQYSIIAIHLVSATLGPSFWATQIPPLGVPLSLQVTSMCFAAQFYFATNFFSTFRVRGCGKNGSTVAGTSILSPVIPFSLVVVPAFIIFQKSESNVYQHHPSLYIMAFGMVAAKVTNRLVVAHMTKSEMDYYDWSLLGPAMLFLNQYFNHALPEYYVLWLCTIWVCVDLIRYCGQICLEICGHLRIQLFRITSPPAAAANDEARVSDKSYLIHIGSCD, from the exons ATGCAGTTCTACAAAGAGAGAATACTCAATGCTGCCCAGTTAAAAAGACTAAGTGAACACAAATATTCTTGTACGAGTGCCAGTATATTGGATGCATGGCTCCAGCCGTGGTGGTGCTGGCTAGTATCTAAAACGCCGCTATGGCTTGCGCCGAATCTCATCACAATATTAGGTTTAATAGTAAATGTAGTCACCACACTAATACTAGTTTG GTTCAGTCCCGACGCGAGGCAAGACCCGCCGCGATGGGCGTGCGCACTATGCGCGCTAGGAGTCTTCATCTACCAGAGCCTGGACGCCATCGATGGCAAGCAGGCGCGACGCACAGGCAGCCAGTCGCCTCTGGGCGAGCTCTTTGACCACGGCTGCGACAGTATATCCACCGTGTTTATAGCGCTAGGCGCCTGTATAGCTGTCAAACTAGGAGAGTACCCTACATGGATGTTCTTCCAG TGTTTCTGCGCGATGACTCTGTTCTACTGCGCTCACTGGCAGGCGTACGTGACCGGCACGCTCAAGATGGGCCGGATAGACGTCACGGAGGCTCAGTACTCCATCATCGCCATCCACCTCGTGTCCGCCACACTCGGCCCCAGCTTCTGGGCCACTCAG ATCCCCCCGCTGGGCGTGCCGCTGAGCCTGCAGGTTACCTCGATGTGCTTCGCCGCACAGTTTTACTTTGCCACCAACTTTTTTTCTACATTCCGAGTTAGGGGATGTGGCAAAAACGGATCGACCGTCGCT GGCACGAGTATCCTGTCGCCGGTGATCCCGTTCTCGCTGGTGGTGGTGCCGGCGTTCATCATCTTCCAGAAGAGTGAGTCCAACGTGTACCAGCACCACCCGTCTCTCTACATCATGGCCTTCGGTATGGTCGCCGCCAAGGTCACCAACAGGCTTGTG GTGGCGCACATGACAAAGAGTGAGATGGACTACTACGACTGGTCGCTGCTGGGGCCCGCCATGCTGTTCCTCAACCAGTACTTCAACCACGCGCTGCCGGAGTACTACGTCCTGTGGCTGTGTACG ATCTGGGTGTGCGTGGACCTGATCAGATACTGCGGCCAGATCTGCCTGGAGATCTGCGGGCACCTGCGCATCCAGTTGTTCCGCATCACGTCCCCGCCGGCGGCGGCCGCCAACG ATGAGGCGCGAGTATCGGATAAAAGTTATCTCATACACATAGGAAGCTGTGACTAG
- the LOC118263385 gene encoding cholinephosphotransferase 1 isoform X2 gives MQFYKERILNAAQLKRLSEHKYSCTSASILDAWLQPWWCWLVSKTPLWLAPNLITILGLIVNVVTTLILVWFSPDARQDPPRWACALCALGVFIYQSLDAIDGKQARRTGSQSPLGELFDHGCDSISTVFIALGACIAVKLGEYPTWMFFQCFCAMTLFYCAHWQAYVTGTLKMGRIDVTEAQYSIIAIHLVSATLGPSFWATQVGGGLEVRYSLALVAVGGAFLTVGALLASIVTGGVGKNGSTVAGTSILSPVIPFSLVVVPAFIIFQKSESNVYQHHPSLYIMAFGMVAAKVTNRLVVAHMTKSEMDYYDWSLLGPAMLFLNQYFNHALPEYYVLWLCTIWVCVDLIRYCGQICLEICGHLRIQLFRITSPPAAAANAVTVASESERSDSEDVVPLINNNSIS, from the exons ATGCAGTTCTACAAAGAGAGAATACTCAATGCTGCCCAGTTAAAAAGACTAAGTGAACACAAATATTCTTGTACGAGTGCCAGTATATTGGATGCATGGCTCCAGCCGTGGTGGTGCTGGCTAGTATCTAAAACGCCGCTATGGCTTGCGCCGAATCTCATCACAATATTAGGTTTAATAGTAAATGTAGTCACCACACTAATACTAGTTTG GTTCAGTCCCGACGCGAGGCAAGACCCGCCGCGATGGGCGTGCGCACTATGCGCGCTAGGAGTCTTCATCTACCAGAGCCTGGACGCCATCGATGGCAAGCAGGCGCGACGCACAGGCAGCCAGTCGCCTCTGGGCGAGCTCTTTGACCACGGCTGCGACAGTATATCCACCGTGTTTATAGCGCTAGGCGCCTGTATAGCTGTCAAACTAGGAGAGTACCCTACATGGATGTTCTTCCAG TGTTTCTGCGCGATGACTCTGTTCTACTGCGCTCACTGGCAGGCGTACGTGACCGGCACGCTCAAGATGGGCCGGATAGACGTCACGGAGGCTCAGTACTCCATCATCGCCATCCACCTCGTGTCCGCCACACTCGGCCCCAGCTTCTGGGCCACTCAG GTGGGCGGCGGGCTCGAGGTCCGCTACTCGCTGGCGCTGGTCGCCGTGGGGGGCGCGTTCCTCACGGTGGGGGCGCTGCTGGCCTCCATCGTCACAGGCGGAGTGGGCAAGAACGGCTCCACCGTCGCT GGCACGAGTATCCTGTCGCCGGTGATCCCGTTCTCGCTGGTGGTGGTGCCGGCGTTCATCATCTTCCAGAAGAGTGAGTCCAACGTGTACCAGCACCACCCGTCTCTCTACATCATGGCCTTCGGTATGGTCGCCGCCAAGGTCACCAACAGGCTTGTG GTGGCGCACATGACAAAGAGTGAGATGGACTACTACGACTGGTCGCTGCTGGGGCCCGCCATGCTGTTCCTCAACCAGTACTTCAACCACGCGCTGCCGGAGTACTACGTCCTGTGGCTGTGTACG ATCTGGGTGTGCGTGGACCTGATCAGATACTGCGGCCAGATCTGCCTGGAGATCTGCGGGCACCTGCGCATCCAGTTGTTCCGCATCACGTCCCCGCCGGCGGCGGCCGCCAACG CGGTGACGGTGGCGAGTGAGAGCGAGAGGTCGGACAGCGAGGACGTAGTaccattaattaataacaactCTATTAGTTAA
- the LOC118263385 gene encoding cholinephosphotransferase 1 isoform X5, which produces MQFYKERILNAAQLKRLSEHKYSCTSASILDAWLQPWWCWLVSKTPLWLAPNLITILGLIVNVVTTLILVWFSPDARQDPPRWACALCALGVFIYQSLDAIDGKQARRTGSQSPLGELFDHGCDSISTVFIALGACIAVKLGEYPTWMFFQCFCAMTLFYCAHWQAYVTGTLKMGRIDVTEAQYSIIAIHLVSATLGPSFWATQVGGGLEVRYSLALVAVGGAFLTVGALLASIVTGGVGKNGSTVAGTSILSPVIPFSLVVVPAFIIFQKSESNVYQHHPSLYIMAFGMVAAKVTNRLVVAHMTKSEMDYYDWSLLGPAMLFLNQYFNHALPEYYVLWLCTIWVCVDLIRYCGQICLEICGHLRIQLFRITSPPAAAANDEARVSDKSYLIHIGSCD; this is translated from the exons ATGCAGTTCTACAAAGAGAGAATACTCAATGCTGCCCAGTTAAAAAGACTAAGTGAACACAAATATTCTTGTACGAGTGCCAGTATATTGGATGCATGGCTCCAGCCGTGGTGGTGCTGGCTAGTATCTAAAACGCCGCTATGGCTTGCGCCGAATCTCATCACAATATTAGGTTTAATAGTAAATGTAGTCACCACACTAATACTAGTTTG GTTCAGTCCCGACGCGAGGCAAGACCCGCCGCGATGGGCGTGCGCACTATGCGCGCTAGGAGTCTTCATCTACCAGAGCCTGGACGCCATCGATGGCAAGCAGGCGCGACGCACAGGCAGCCAGTCGCCTCTGGGCGAGCTCTTTGACCACGGCTGCGACAGTATATCCACCGTGTTTATAGCGCTAGGCGCCTGTATAGCTGTCAAACTAGGAGAGTACCCTACATGGATGTTCTTCCAG TGTTTCTGCGCGATGACTCTGTTCTACTGCGCTCACTGGCAGGCGTACGTGACCGGCACGCTCAAGATGGGCCGGATAGACGTCACGGAGGCTCAGTACTCCATCATCGCCATCCACCTCGTGTCCGCCACACTCGGCCCCAGCTTCTGGGCCACTCAG GTGGGCGGCGGGCTCGAGGTCCGCTACTCGCTGGCGCTGGTCGCCGTGGGGGGCGCGTTCCTCACGGTGGGGGCGCTGCTGGCCTCCATCGTCACAGGCGGAGTGGGCAAGAACGGCTCCACCGTCGCT GGCACGAGTATCCTGTCGCCGGTGATCCCGTTCTCGCTGGTGGTGGTGCCGGCGTTCATCATCTTCCAGAAGAGTGAGTCCAACGTGTACCAGCACCACCCGTCTCTCTACATCATGGCCTTCGGTATGGTCGCCGCCAAGGTCACCAACAGGCTTGTG GTGGCGCACATGACAAAGAGTGAGATGGACTACTACGACTGGTCGCTGCTGGGGCCCGCCATGCTGTTCCTCAACCAGTACTTCAACCACGCGCTGCCGGAGTACTACGTCCTGTGGCTGTGTACG ATCTGGGTGTGCGTGGACCTGATCAGATACTGCGGCCAGATCTGCCTGGAGATCTGCGGGCACCTGCGCATCCAGTTGTTCCGCATCACGTCCCCGCCGGCGGCGGCCGCCAACG ATGAGGCGCGAGTATCGGATAAAAGTTATCTCATACACATAGGAAGCTGTGACTAG
- the LOC118263385 gene encoding cholinephosphotransferase 1 isoform X6, with translation MQFYKERILNAAQLKRLSEHKYSCTSASILDAWLQPWWCWLVSKTPLWLAPNLITILGLIVNVVTTLILVWFSPDARQDPPRWACALCALGVFIYQSLDAIDGKQARRTGSQSPLGELFDHGCDSISTVFIALGACIAVKLGEYPTWMFFQCFCAMTLFYCAHWQAYVTGTLKMGRIDVTEAQYSIIAIHLVSATLGPSFWATQVGGGLEVRYSLALVAVGGAFLTVGALLASIVTGGVGKNGSTVALPINISLNLISNYAVVLFTTYLVVGYVTVIMKGGVGKNGSTVAGTSILSPVIPFSLVVVPAFIIFQKSESNVYQHHPSLYIMAFGMVAAKVTNRLVVAHMTKSEMDYYDWSLLGPAMLFLNQYFNHALPEYYVLWLCTIWVCVDLIRYCGQICLEICGHLRIQLFRITSPPAAAANAVTVASESERSDSEDVVPLINNNSIS, from the exons ATGCAGTTCTACAAAGAGAGAATACTCAATGCTGCCCAGTTAAAAAGACTAAGTGAACACAAATATTCTTGTACGAGTGCCAGTATATTGGATGCATGGCTCCAGCCGTGGTGGTGCTGGCTAGTATCTAAAACGCCGCTATGGCTTGCGCCGAATCTCATCACAATATTAGGTTTAATAGTAAATGTAGTCACCACACTAATACTAGTTTG GTTCAGTCCCGACGCGAGGCAAGACCCGCCGCGATGGGCGTGCGCACTATGCGCGCTAGGAGTCTTCATCTACCAGAGCCTGGACGCCATCGATGGCAAGCAGGCGCGACGCACAGGCAGCCAGTCGCCTCTGGGCGAGCTCTTTGACCACGGCTGCGACAGTATATCCACCGTGTTTATAGCGCTAGGCGCCTGTATAGCTGTCAAACTAGGAGAGTACCCTACATGGATGTTCTTCCAG TGTTTCTGCGCGATGACTCTGTTCTACTGCGCTCACTGGCAGGCGTACGTGACCGGCACGCTCAAGATGGGCCGGATAGACGTCACGGAGGCTCAGTACTCCATCATCGCCATCCACCTCGTGTCCGCCACACTCGGCCCCAGCTTCTGGGCCACTCAG GTGGGCGGCGGGCTCGAGGTCCGCTACTCGCTGGCGCTGGTCGCCGTGGGGGGCGCGTTCCTCACGGTGGGGGCGCTGCTGGCCTCCATCGTCACAGGCGGAGTGGGCAAGAACGGCTCCACCGTCGCT TTACCGATAAACATCAGCTTGAATCTGATATCCAACTACGCAGTCGTATTGTTCACCACGTACCTAGTCGTCGGTTACGTTACCGTCATTATGAAGGGTGGCGTGGGGAAAAACGGCTCCACCGTCGCA GGCACGAGTATCCTGTCGCCGGTGATCCCGTTCTCGCTGGTGGTGGTGCCGGCGTTCATCATCTTCCAGAAGAGTGAGTCCAACGTGTACCAGCACCACCCGTCTCTCTACATCATGGCCTTCGGTATGGTCGCCGCCAAGGTCACCAACAGGCTTGTG GTGGCGCACATGACAAAGAGTGAGATGGACTACTACGACTGGTCGCTGCTGGGGCCCGCCATGCTGTTCCTCAACCAGTACTTCAACCACGCGCTGCCGGAGTACTACGTCCTGTGGCTGTGTACG ATCTGGGTGTGCGTGGACCTGATCAGATACTGCGGCCAGATCTGCCTGGAGATCTGCGGGCACCTGCGCATCCAGTTGTTCCGCATCACGTCCCCGCCGGCGGCGGCCGCCAACG CGGTGACGGTGGCGAGTGAGAGCGAGAGGTCGGACAGCGAGGACGTAGTaccattaattaataacaactCTATTAGTTAA
- the LOC118263385 gene encoding cholinephosphotransferase 1 isoform X1, translated as MQFYKERILNAAQLKRLSEHKYSCTSASILDAWLQPWWCWLVSKTPLWLAPNLITILGLIVNVVTTLILVWFSPDARQDPPRWACALCALGVFIYQSLDAIDGKQARRTGSQSPLGELFDHGCDSISTVFIALGACIAVKLGEYPTWMFFQCFCAMTLFYCAHWQAYVTGTLKMGRIDVTEAQYSIIAIHLVSATLGPSFWATQIPPLGVPLSLQVTSMCFAAQFYFATNFFSTFRVRGCGKNGSTVAGTSILSPVIPFSLVVVPAFIIFQKSESNVYQHHPSLYIMAFGMVAAKVTNRLVVAHMTKSEMDYYDWSLLGPAMLFLNQYFNHALPEYYVLWLCTIWVCVDLIRYCGQICLEICGHLRIQLFRITSPPAAAANAVTVASESERSDSEDVVPLINNNSIS; from the exons ATGCAGTTCTACAAAGAGAGAATACTCAATGCTGCCCAGTTAAAAAGACTAAGTGAACACAAATATTCTTGTACGAGTGCCAGTATATTGGATGCATGGCTCCAGCCGTGGTGGTGCTGGCTAGTATCTAAAACGCCGCTATGGCTTGCGCCGAATCTCATCACAATATTAGGTTTAATAGTAAATGTAGTCACCACACTAATACTAGTTTG GTTCAGTCCCGACGCGAGGCAAGACCCGCCGCGATGGGCGTGCGCACTATGCGCGCTAGGAGTCTTCATCTACCAGAGCCTGGACGCCATCGATGGCAAGCAGGCGCGACGCACAGGCAGCCAGTCGCCTCTGGGCGAGCTCTTTGACCACGGCTGCGACAGTATATCCACCGTGTTTATAGCGCTAGGCGCCTGTATAGCTGTCAAACTAGGAGAGTACCCTACATGGATGTTCTTCCAG TGTTTCTGCGCGATGACTCTGTTCTACTGCGCTCACTGGCAGGCGTACGTGACCGGCACGCTCAAGATGGGCCGGATAGACGTCACGGAGGCTCAGTACTCCATCATCGCCATCCACCTCGTGTCCGCCACACTCGGCCCCAGCTTCTGGGCCACTCAG ATCCCCCCGCTGGGCGTGCCGCTGAGCCTGCAGGTTACCTCGATGTGCTTCGCCGCACAGTTTTACTTTGCCACCAACTTTTTTTCTACATTCCGAGTTAGGGGATGTGGCAAAAACGGATCGACCGTCGCT GGCACGAGTATCCTGTCGCCGGTGATCCCGTTCTCGCTGGTGGTGGTGCCGGCGTTCATCATCTTCCAGAAGAGTGAGTCCAACGTGTACCAGCACCACCCGTCTCTCTACATCATGGCCTTCGGTATGGTCGCCGCCAAGGTCACCAACAGGCTTGTG GTGGCGCACATGACAAAGAGTGAGATGGACTACTACGACTGGTCGCTGCTGGGGCCCGCCATGCTGTTCCTCAACCAGTACTTCAACCACGCGCTGCCGGAGTACTACGTCCTGTGGCTGTGTACG ATCTGGGTGTGCGTGGACCTGATCAGATACTGCGGCCAGATCTGCCTGGAGATCTGCGGGCACCTGCGCATCCAGTTGTTCCGCATCACGTCCCCGCCGGCGGCGGCCGCCAACG CGGTGACGGTGGCGAGTGAGAGCGAGAGGTCGGACAGCGAGGACGTAGTaccattaattaataacaactCTATTAGTTAA
- the LOC118263385 gene encoding cholinephosphotransferase 1 isoform X3, protein MQFYKERILNAAQLKRLSEHKYSCTSASILDAWLQPWWCWLVSKTPLWLAPNLITILGLIVNVVTTLILVWFSPDARQDPPRWACALCALGVFIYQSLDAIDGKQARRTGSQSPLGELFDHGCDSISTVFIALGACIAVKLGEYPTWMFFQCFCAMTLFYCAHWQAYVTGTLKMGRIDVTEAQYSIIAIHLVSATLGPSFWATQLPINISLNLISNYAVVLFTTYLVVGYVTVIMKGGVGKNGSTVAGTSILSPVIPFSLVVVPAFIIFQKSESNVYQHHPSLYIMAFGMVAAKVTNRLVVAHMTKSEMDYYDWSLLGPAMLFLNQYFNHALPEYYVLWLCTIWVCVDLIRYCGQICLEICGHLRIQLFRITSPPAAAANAVTVASESERSDSEDVVPLINNNSIS, encoded by the exons ATGCAGTTCTACAAAGAGAGAATACTCAATGCTGCCCAGTTAAAAAGACTAAGTGAACACAAATATTCTTGTACGAGTGCCAGTATATTGGATGCATGGCTCCAGCCGTGGTGGTGCTGGCTAGTATCTAAAACGCCGCTATGGCTTGCGCCGAATCTCATCACAATATTAGGTTTAATAGTAAATGTAGTCACCACACTAATACTAGTTTG GTTCAGTCCCGACGCGAGGCAAGACCCGCCGCGATGGGCGTGCGCACTATGCGCGCTAGGAGTCTTCATCTACCAGAGCCTGGACGCCATCGATGGCAAGCAGGCGCGACGCACAGGCAGCCAGTCGCCTCTGGGCGAGCTCTTTGACCACGGCTGCGACAGTATATCCACCGTGTTTATAGCGCTAGGCGCCTGTATAGCTGTCAAACTAGGAGAGTACCCTACATGGATGTTCTTCCAG TGTTTCTGCGCGATGACTCTGTTCTACTGCGCTCACTGGCAGGCGTACGTGACCGGCACGCTCAAGATGGGCCGGATAGACGTCACGGAGGCTCAGTACTCCATCATCGCCATCCACCTCGTGTCCGCCACACTCGGCCCCAGCTTCTGGGCCACTCAG TTACCGATAAACATCAGCTTGAATCTGATATCCAACTACGCAGTCGTATTGTTCACCACGTACCTAGTCGTCGGTTACGTTACCGTCATTATGAAGGGTGGCGTGGGGAAAAACGGCTCCACCGTCGCA GGCACGAGTATCCTGTCGCCGGTGATCCCGTTCTCGCTGGTGGTGGTGCCGGCGTTCATCATCTTCCAGAAGAGTGAGTCCAACGTGTACCAGCACCACCCGTCTCTCTACATCATGGCCTTCGGTATGGTCGCCGCCAAGGTCACCAACAGGCTTGTG GTGGCGCACATGACAAAGAGTGAGATGGACTACTACGACTGGTCGCTGCTGGGGCCCGCCATGCTGTTCCTCAACCAGTACTTCAACCACGCGCTGCCGGAGTACTACGTCCTGTGGCTGTGTACG ATCTGGGTGTGCGTGGACCTGATCAGATACTGCGGCCAGATCTGCCTGGAGATCTGCGGGCACCTGCGCATCCAGTTGTTCCGCATCACGTCCCCGCCGGCGGCGGCCGCCAACG CGGTGACGGTGGCGAGTGAGAGCGAGAGGTCGGACAGCGAGGACGTAGTaccattaattaataacaactCTATTAGTTAA